In Hyla sarda isolate aHylSar1 chromosome 9, aHylSar1.hap1, whole genome shotgun sequence, the following proteins share a genomic window:
- the LOC130290948 gene encoding putative zinc finger protein 702 isoform X2: protein MELTKDLKLAEDPQNANSKTAERCEQLVDVTDYMDAGNDSSEEVLDEVDDPSVFVENVNGEIRYVCYLCGKAFKNIGHLNRHKRTHSGEYLYTCGECYKRFRDLSELKIHQRVHTGEKPYKCSECDKTFANQSHLASHTRSHTGVKPYVCPLCTQSFSYLSSFKRHQQMHTGDRPHKCTECPKAFGRRTHLVRHLRIHTGEKPYKCEKCNRTFTRKHSLKSHSRQHAKNRPQEDPESSGTTDDSDDW from the coding sequence ATGGAGTTGACAAAGGATCTTAAGTTGGCAGAAGACCCCCAGAATGCGAACAGTAAAACGGCGGAGCGTTGCGAACAACTGGTGGACGTGACAGATTACATGGATGCAGGGAATGATAGCAGCGAAGAGGTCTTGGACGAGGTGGATGATCCTTCCGTGTTTGTTGAGAATGTCAATGGAGAGATCCGCTACGTCTGCTACTTGTGTGGAAAGGCTTTCAAAAACATCGGCCATCTCAATAGGCACAAGAGAACCCACTCCGGAGAGTATCTCTACACGTGTGGGGAATGTTATAAAAGGTTCCGTGATCTGAGCGAGCTGAAGATCCACCAGAGAgtccacacaggagagaagccctataaGTGTTCGGAGTGCGACAAGACCTTCGCAAACCAGTCCCACCTGGCATCCCACACGAGAAGCCACACGGGGGTAAAGCCGTATGTGTGCCCCCTCTGCACTCAAAGTTTCTCTTACTTGTCCAGTTTCAAGAGGCATCAACAAATGCACACCGGGGATAGGCCGCACAAGTGCACCGAGTGCCCCAAAGCGTTCGGCCGAAGGACCCACCTGGTGCGGCACCTGAGGATACACACGGGCGAGAAACCTTATAAATGTGAGAAGTGTAACAGAACATTCACTAGAAAACATTCTCTGAAGTCACATTCCAGGCAACATGCAAAGAACAGACCCCAAGAGGACCCGGAGTCTTCTGGTACCACCGATGATTCAGACGATTGGTGA